The following are from one region of the Blastocatellia bacterium genome:
- a CDS encoding DUF4870 domain-containing protein yields MSNQPPYGNPPGGGGYPPPPPGGGYPPPPGGGGYPPPGGGYPPPGGGYQGGGGGYPPPGGNYPPPNGGNKTKTFGMAYNTAALLCYLPTCLCCANLIFSIIWMATEPKENRFVRFHALQGLLLFGVNFIIQVILNIASVATRSAAVATDNGMVYFASGGILGIIGMLVGLGFLVIHIIGMVKANQGQWWKLPLIGDIAEKNA; encoded by the coding sequence ATGAGCAATCAACCGCCGTATGGGAACCCGCCGGGTGGAGGGGGTTACCCGCCGCCGCCGCCGGGCGGAGGCTATCCGCCGCCGCCGGGTGGGGGAGGCTATCCGCCACCGGGAGGCGGCTACCCGCCACCGGGCGGAGGCTATCAGGGAGGAGGCGGGGGCTATCCGCCGCCGGGCGGCAATTACCCGCCGCCGAATGGCGGCAACAAGACCAAGACCTTCGGCATGGCCTACAACACGGCTGCACTGTTGTGCTATCTGCCGACCTGCCTCTGCTGCGCCAACCTGATCTTCAGCATCATCTGGATGGCGACGGAGCCGAAAGAGAATCGCTTTGTGCGCTTTCATGCGCTGCAAGGGTTGTTGCTGTTCGGCGTCAACTTCATCATTCAGGTGATCCTCAACATCGCCAGCGTCGCCACGCGCAGCGCAGCGGTTGCGACTGACAACGGGATGGTTTACTTCGCCAGCGGCGGCATCTTGGGAATTATCGGTATGCTCGTCGGCCTCGGCTTCCTGGTCATTCACATCATCGGCATGGTCAAAGCCAACCAGGGCCAGTGGTGGAAGCTGCCGTTGATCGGCGACATCGCCGAGAAGAATGCGTAA
- the hemG gene encoding protoporphyrinogen oxidase, translated as MSNDHKQVVVIGAGISGLVCAYRLKSLGGDVLLIETSDRVGGVMQTEVVNGYLIERGPNSSQGTEELMALIEELGLMGQLAEGDPKAPAYVYVKGRLHAVPAGAGAFIKSKLLSATGKLRVFAEPFIGRRRAGEEESVFSFARRRIGREAAERMVAPFVSGIYAGDAEKISVQAAFPRLWNLETSYGGLIRGSIAKAREARRARKAVSAVLDKAAPTRRRLISFKGGMTVLPRRLAARIGEDLMTGIADCGLRVADSGRAVQVTFNQNGARRQVTADQVIIATPAKAAGSLVAPLSTELAQLLEGIYYPPLAIVYLAYDVASVATPLDGFGFLVAPSEGLNILGCVWNSSLFADRAPRGKALLTVFVGGARNPDAARLPDAELSATAHGELQKALGITAEPTVVGVTRWERAIPQYNIGHRDRVARIEALLDQTSGLRLIGNYLHGVSTGDVIKEADRVAREVHESLAATRPPAQ; from the coding sequence ATGAGCAACGATCACAAACAAGTCGTCGTCATCGGCGCGGGCATCAGCGGGCTGGTCTGCGCTTATCGTTTAAAGTCGCTCGGCGGTGACGTACTGCTCATCGAAACTTCAGACCGCGTCGGCGGTGTCATGCAGACCGAGGTCGTCAACGGCTACTTGATCGAGCGCGGCCCGAACAGCTCGCAGGGCACTGAGGAGTTGATGGCGCTGATTGAAGAGCTTGGCCTGATGGGCCAACTGGCCGAAGGCGACCCGAAAGCGCCGGCCTATGTTTATGTCAAAGGCCGGCTTCACGCGGTGCCGGCGGGCGCCGGCGCATTCATCAAGAGCAAGCTGTTGAGCGCCACAGGCAAGCTGCGCGTCTTCGCCGAGCCGTTCATCGGCAGGCGCAGGGCCGGCGAAGAAGAGAGCGTTTTTTCCTTCGCGCGCCGACGGATCGGGCGTGAAGCGGCAGAGCGCATGGTCGCGCCGTTCGTGTCGGGCATCTATGCGGGCGACGCCGAAAAGATCAGCGTGCAGGCCGCCTTCCCGCGACTGTGGAACCTTGAAACGAGCTATGGTGGCTTGATTCGCGGCAGCATTGCCAAGGCGCGCGAAGCCCGCCGCGCCAGGAAAGCCGTCAGCGCCGTGCTTGATAAAGCCGCGCCGACGCGCCGGCGGCTCATCTCTTTTAAGGGCGGTATGACGGTCTTGCCTCGTCGGCTTGCGGCGAGAATCGGCGAAGACTTGATGACCGGAATTGCCGATTGCGGCTTGCGGGTTGCGGATTCAGGCCGTGCGGTTCAGGTTACATTCAATCAGAATGGCGCGCGGCGTCAGGTGACCGCCGATCAGGTCATCATCGCCACCCCGGCAAAGGCCGCAGGCTCACTGGTCGCGCCGCTCTCGACTGAGCTGGCCCAGTTGCTTGAAGGCATCTACTACCCGCCGCTGGCGATTGTCTATCTGGCGTATGACGTTGCGAGTGTGGCGACGCCGCTCGACGGCTTCGGTTTTCTGGTGGCGCCGAGCGAGGGGCTGAACATCCTCGGCTGCGTGTGGAATTCGAGCCTGTTTGCGGATCGCGCGCCGCGGGGCAAGGCGTTGCTGACGGTCTTCGTCGGCGGGGCGCGTAACCCCGATGCGGCGCGGCTGCCCGACGCCGAGCTAAGCGCCACGGCGCACGGCGAATTGCAAAAGGCGCTCGGCATCACCGCAGAGCCCACCGTCGTCGGCGTCACGCGCTGGGAACGCGCTATCCCGCAATACAACATCGGCCACCGCGACCGCGTCGCCCGCATCGAAGCCTTGCTCGACCAGACGTCCGGCTTGCGACTGATCGGCAATTACCTGCACGGCGTTTCGACCGGCGACGTAATCAAAGAAGCCGACCGCGTTGCCCGCGAAGTCCACGAATCACTCGCGGCGACACGCCCGCCTGCGCAATGA
- a CDS encoding DNA-3-methyladenine glycosylase encodes MADLDHEFFARDTVTVARDLIGATLVAGGCAGRIVETEAYTTDAASHAVTRSRQAAIMRESFGHIYVYLIYGMYYCLNITTERAGVGAVLIRAVEPTLGIELMSERRGTTNLRQLASGPGRLCAAFGIDLTMNGKPLGRDIRVLAREAEPMISASPRIGITRATELDWRFYETGSPFVSRLPSKPRA; translated from the coding sequence ATGGCTGATCTCGACCACGAATTCTTCGCCCGCGACACCGTGACCGTGGCGCGCGATTTGATCGGCGCAACGCTTGTTGCGGGCGGTTGCGCCGGGCGCATCGTCGAAACCGAAGCCTACACCACGGACGCCGCTTCGCACGCCGTAACCCGCAGCCGCCAGGCGGCGATCATGCGCGAAAGCTTCGGTCACATCTACGTCTACCTGATTTATGGAATGTATTACTGCTTGAACATCACGACCGAACGCGCGGGCGTCGGCGCGGTCTTGATTCGCGCCGTCGAACCGACGCTCGGCATCGAGTTGATGAGCGAGCGGCGCGGCACGACCAATCTCCGGCAATTGGCCAGCGGGCCGGGCCGCCTCTGTGCGGCGTTCGGCATAGACTTGACGATGAACGGCAAACCGCTGGGCCGCGACATTCGCGTTCTGGCACGCGAGGCTGAGCCGATGATTTCAGCGAGCCCGCGCATTGGCATCACCCGCGCAACCGAGCTGGACTGGCGCTTTTACGAGACCGGCAGCCCGTTCGTCAGCCGGTTGCCTTCAAAGCCGCGTGCTTGA
- the hemE gene encoding uroporphyrinogen decarboxylase → MKNDLLIRAAKGERTERTPVWMMRQAGRYLPEYRAIRKDIDFLTLCKTVELAVEVSLQPYRILGVDAVIMFSDILIPVEAMGQEVQLTEKKGPELPDPIRTREQVDKLIVPDPTEKTGFVIEIIKTLRRELDGAVPLIGFAGAPWTLAAYMIEGGGSKNYAEVKRMMFAEPKTLHALLDKIADTVILYLNAQIEAGAQVVQLFDSWAGELSPRDYETFALPYEQKIFEAINRAAAPAIMYINGSGIFLEQMARCGADVLSLDWRVNLQDARARVGDGFTLQGNLDPCVLLSTPEIITEKAQALLKEGGGHRHILNLGHGILPMTPVENAQAFINAAKRPRA, encoded by the coding sequence ATGAAAAATGATCTCTTGATTCGAGCCGCAAAGGGCGAGCGCACCGAGCGCACACCTGTCTGGATGATGCGCCAGGCGGGCCGCTACCTGCCCGAATACCGCGCCATCCGCAAGGACATAGACTTCCTGACCCTCTGCAAGACGGTCGAGCTTGCCGTCGAAGTGTCGCTGCAACCTTACCGCATCCTCGGTGTTGATGCGGTGATTATGTTCAGCGACATTCTCATCCCCGTCGAAGCGATGGGCCAGGAAGTGCAGCTCACCGAAAAGAAAGGTCCTGAGCTGCCCGACCCCATTCGCACACGCGAGCAGGTGGATAAGCTGATCGTCCCCGACCCCACAGAGAAGACCGGCTTTGTAATCGAGATCATCAAAACCTTGCGCCGCGAGCTTGATGGCGCGGTGCCGCTGATCGGTTTCGCCGGCGCACCCTGGACGCTGGCGGCTTATATGATCGAGGGCGGCGGCTCGAAGAATTACGCAGAGGTCAAGCGCATGATGTTCGCCGAGCCGAAGACCCTTCATGCGTTGTTAGACAAGATCGCCGACACGGTGATCCTTTATCTCAACGCCCAGATCGAAGCCGGGGCGCAGGTCGTCCAGTTGTTCGACTCGTGGGCCGGCGAGCTGTCGCCGCGCGATTACGAAACGTTCGCCCTGCCCTACGAGCAGAAGATTTTCGAAGCCATCAACCGCGCCGCCGCGCCGGCCATCATGTACATCAACGGCAGCGGCATCTTCCTCGAACAGATGGCGCGCTGCGGCGCAGATGTCTTGAGCCTGGACTGGCGCGTCAATCTGCAAGACGCTCGCGCCCGCGTCGGCGACGGGTTCACGCTGCAAGGCAACCTCGACCCGTGCGTGCTGCTTTCGACCCCGGAGATTATTACGGAAAAGGCACAGGCGCTGTTGAAGGAAGGCGGCGGCCACCGCCACATCCTCAACCTCGGACATGGCATCCTGCCGATGACGCCGGTTGAAAACGCGCAGGCATTCATCAACGCCGCCAAGCGGCCGCGCGCCTGA
- a CDS encoding protein kinase: MMTNAERWQQIEAIYYAALEIPAAARADYLQQACAGDPQLRSEVNSLLSSHDQASGFLDSPALEVAAREVAESASTTVINATLPHYRILSALGQGGMGRVYLAEDTRLRRKVALKLLDITLVANPQLRARFVREAQLASALDHPNICTVHEIGDAAGQPFIAMQFVEGQSLKQVIAGRPLTLDSLLSLALQVADALSAAHEQGIIHRDVKSSNIIVTPRGQAKVLDFGLAKLVAEAGDAANELTQTGAVMGTPAYMSPEQARGERVDHRSDLFSFGVVLYEMATGRVPFKEKSQPETLNAIINQPHPPVLELNREIPLLLAAIIDRALEKRAEDRYSSMRQMMADLRQFALQAGLQSQGSDVPDGIVIPYVPPRRQTFLARLKRGLRAASATPRLAARFWLAVVAIAAVALALWGYIHYRNRQWAAAQVARVEEMARAGRFFEAYDLAVQVRRYLSDEPTLARLMPTIGNTLSVNSEPAGAQVYLKRFSPDGSTTRQPVGTTPIRDLQIARGDYLLTIEKPGFASLERTISGALWDEGTGVIIPPPLRIEARLIEAGRVPDRMAYVPSGDYRIVAWRRPTDARVRLGDFFIDRFEVSNQEFKEFVNAGGYQKREYWKYPFVKDGKTLTWEDAMRELHDRTGLPGPREWANQTFAEGQAQHPVTGVTFYEAAAYAEFRGKRLPTLFQWEKAARDGVTNFVGDTMPWGLMEKGIDLRANFKREGTVPVNSFEFGMSPFGCYNMAGNVSEWCLNETSQGYFIAGGSWEDPTYLFGYYGTYPAFYSSNKIGFRCAMSATDSAEDQSAMRIDIAAEVPRYTPASDATVKGWMKLYGYERTPLDAQVVEVTETETWQREKITFNGVGGERAMAYLYLPKNFHRPLQVIHLLPAADVTSRARTLTDSMEINFASLVGAGRALFAVVLKGFIGRDRPAGAAAAQNDPAEYRDRVLTDLIELRRGLDYLETRQDIDASRIAMFGPSGGVLKLLLPAIEPRYRAVAYNGTGIRKDYLQLLPEINPINYVGHIRAPKLLVQGRYDEADPLTTQGEPLFQLLGEPKRRILFDGGHIPPPQIMYPALNNWLDETMGAVIRN, from the coding sequence ATGATGACGAACGCCGAACGCTGGCAGCAGATCGAAGCCATCTATTACGCGGCGCTCGAAATCCCCGCCGCGGCGCGCGCCGACTACCTCCAGCAAGCCTGCGCCGGCGACCCCCAATTGCGCAGCGAAGTCAATTCGCTGCTCTCTTCGCATGACCAGGCGAGCGGCTTTCTCGATTCGCCGGCCCTCGAAGTCGCCGCCCGTGAAGTCGCCGAGTCGGCCAGCACCACCGTCATCAACGCGACACTGCCGCATTACCGCATCCTTTCGGCGCTCGGCCAGGGCGGCATGGGCCGCGTCTATCTGGCCGAAGACACGCGGCTGCGGCGCAAGGTGGCGCTCAAATTGTTGGACATCACGCTGGTCGCCAACCCGCAGTTGCGCGCCCGCTTTGTGCGCGAGGCGCAACTGGCGTCGGCGCTCGACCACCCGAACATCTGCACGGTTCATGAGATCGGCGACGCCGCCGGGCAGCCCTTCATCGCCATGCAGTTTGTCGAGGGGCAATCGCTCAAGCAGGTGATCGCGGGCCGCCCGCTGACGCTCGATTCGCTGCTGTCGCTCGCCCTGCAAGTTGCCGACGCGCTGTCGGCGGCGCACGAGCAAGGCATCATCCACCGCGACGTTAAATCGTCGAACATTATCGTCACGCCGCGCGGTCAGGCCAAGGTGCTCGACTTCGGCCTGGCCAAGCTGGTGGCTGAAGCGGGTGATGCGGCAAACGAGCTGACGCAGACCGGCGCGGTCATGGGCACGCCGGCTTATATGTCGCCTGAACAGGCGCGCGGCGAGCGCGTCGATCATCGCAGCGACCTCTTCTCGTTTGGCGTCGTGCTATATGAGATGGCGACGGGCCGGGTGCCGTTCAAAGAAAAATCACAGCCCGAAACCTTGAACGCCATCATCAATCAGCCGCACCCGCCGGTGCTGGAGCTGAATCGCGAAATCCCGCTGCTGCTTGCCGCCATTATTGACCGGGCGCTTGAAAAGCGTGCCGAAGACCGCTACTCGTCCATGCGGCAGATGATGGCCGACCTGCGCCAGTTCGCCTTGCAAGCAGGGCTTCAGAGCCAGGGCAGCGACGTGCCCGACGGGATCGTCATTCCTTATGTGCCGCCGCGCCGGCAAACCTTCCTGGCTCGCCTCAAGCGTGGCCTACGCGCCGCTTCGGCTACCCCGCGGCTGGCCGCTCGCTTCTGGCTGGCGGTGGTTGCCATCGCGGCGGTCGCGCTTGCTCTGTGGGGTTACATCCATTACCGCAATCGCCAGTGGGCCGCGGCGCAGGTGGCGCGCGTCGAAGAGATGGCGCGGGCCGGCAGATTCTTTGAAGCCTATGATCTGGCGGTGCAGGTGCGCCGCTACCTGAGCGATGAGCCGACCCTGGCGCGGCTGATGCCGACAATCGGCAACACGCTGTCGGTCAACAGCGAGCCGGCGGGGGCGCAGGTCTACCTCAAGCGCTTTTCACCCGACGGCAGCACGACGCGTCAGCCGGTCGGCACGACGCCGATTCGCGACCTGCAAATCGCGCGCGGCGATTATCTGCTGACGATTGAGAAGCCGGGCTTCGCCAGCCTTGAGCGAACGATCTCTGGCGCGCTGTGGGACGAAGGTACGGGAGTCATCATCCCGCCGCCGCTTCGCATCGAAGCTCGATTGATCGAAGCCGGTCGCGTCCCCGACCGCATGGCCTATGTGCCGAGCGGCGACTACCGCATCGTCGCGTGGCGGCGACCGACCGACGCCCGCGTCCGCCTCGGCGACTTCTTCATTGACCGCTTCGAGGTCAGCAACCAGGAGTTCAAAGAGTTCGTCAACGCCGGCGGCTATCAGAAGAGGGAGTATTGGAAATATCCTTTCGTCAAGGATGGCAAAACGCTGACGTGGGAAGACGCGATGCGCGAGCTGCACGACCGCACGGGGTTGCCCGGCCCGCGCGAATGGGCCAACCAGACGTTTGCCGAAGGCCAGGCGCAGCATCCCGTCACGGGCGTCACTTTTTACGAGGCGGCGGCTTATGCCGAGTTCAGAGGTAAGCGGCTGCCGACGCTGTTTCAATGGGAGAAGGCGGCGCGTGATGGCGTTACGAATTTTGTCGGCGATACCATGCCGTGGGGATTGATGGAGAAGGGCATTGACCTGCGCGCCAATTTCAAGCGTGAAGGCACTGTGCCGGTCAACAGCTTCGAGTTCGGCATGAGCCCTTTCGGCTGCTACAACATGGCCGGCAACGTCTCCGAGTGGTGCCTGAACGAAACCTCGCAAGGGTACTTTATCGCTGGCGGCTCATGGGAAGACCCGACCTATCTGTTCGGCTATTATGGCACCTATCCGGCATTCTACAGCTCAAACAAAATCGGCTTCCGCTGCGCGATGAGCGCGACCGATTCGGCGGAAGATCAGAGCGCCATGCGCATTGACATCGCGGCGGAAGTGCCGCGCTACACGCCGGCAAGTGACGCCACGGTGAAGGGGTGGATGAAGCTCTACGGGTATGAGCGGACGCCGCTTGATGCACAGGTCGTCGAGGTGACAGAGACCGAGACGTGGCAGCGCGAGAAGATCACCTTCAACGGCGTCGGCGGCGAGCGCGCAATGGCTTACCTCTACTTGCCGAAAAATTTTCATCGCCCCTTGCAGGTCATCCACCTGCTACCGGCGGCGGATGTCACGTCGCGCGCCCGCACGCTGACCGATTCGATGGAGATTAACTTCGCGTCGCTGGTCGGGGCAGGGCGGGCATTGTTTGCCGTGGTGCTGAAAGGCTTCATCGGGCGCGACCGGCCCGCGGGTGCGGCGGCGGCTCAGAATGATCCCGCCGAATATCGCGACCGGGTGTTGACCGATCTGATCGAGCTGCGGCGTGGATTGGATTACCTTGAAACGCGGCAAGACATCGATGCCAGCCGGATCGCTATGTTCGGCCCGAGCGGCGGCGTGCTGAAGCTCCTTCTGCCGGCGATTGAACCCCGCTACCGAGCGGTGGCTTATAACGGCACGGGCATTCGCAAAGACTATTTGCAATTGCTGCCGGAGATCAATCCCATTAACTATGTCGGGCACATCCGAGCGCCAAAGCTCCTGGTGCAAGGCCGCTACGACGAGGCCGACCCATTGACGACACAGGGCGAGCCGCTGTTCCAACTGCTCGGCGAGCCGAAGCGCCGCATCCTTTTTGATGGCGGTCACATCCCGCCGCCGCAGATCATGTACCCGGCCCTCAATAACTGGTTGGATGAAACGATGGGCGCTGTGATTCGCAACTGA
- a CDS encoding sigma-70 family RNA polymerase sigma factor, protein MTSLSPKEITQLLRAWGNGDQSALAQLTPLVHAELHRLARRYLSRESPGHTLQATALVNEAYMRLIDWQNVAWQNRAHFFGVSAQLMRHILVDYARRRRSHKRGGEAVEVSLDQAAVISSERAADFVALDDALTSLAAFDERKSKIVELRFFGGLSIEETAEVLKISPATVKREWSLAQAWLYRELRKQS, encoded by the coding sequence GTGACATCGCTTTCGCCCAAAGAGATTACCCAGCTACTCAGGGCCTGGGGCAATGGCGACCAGTCGGCGCTCGCCCAGTTGACGCCGCTCGTGCATGCCGAATTGCACAGGCTGGCGCGCCGATACCTGTCGCGCGAATCGCCCGGCCATACGCTGCAAGCGACGGCGCTGGTCAACGAGGCGTATATGCGATTGATTGACTGGCAGAACGTCGCCTGGCAGAACCGCGCGCATTTCTTCGGCGTTTCGGCGCAGTTGATGCGCCACATTCTGGTCGATTACGCGCGCCGCCGCCGTTCGCACAAGCGCGGCGGCGAGGCGGTCGAAGTCTCGCTCGACCAGGCCGCGGTTATCTCCAGTGAACGCGCCGCGGATTTTGTGGCGCTCGACGACGCGCTGACCAGTCTGGCGGCTTTTGACGAACGCAAGAGCAAGATCGTCGAGTTGCGCTTCTTCGGCGGCCTGAGCATCGAAGAGACCGCCGAGGTGCTGAAGATTTCGCCGGCCACCGTCAAGCGCGAATGGAGCCTGGCACAGGCATGGCTTTATCGCGAGTTGAGGAAGCAATCATGA
- the mgtE gene encoding magnesium transporter: protein MQEQRLKLILDSVIRLARRGAMSNAVNLLTKLRPVDIAQILTQLPQSEREAIFSVLVGSDLTQAAEAVSEMETQSAVGLLAALNRGDVTRLLQELPSDDAALLVAEMPEALRDELLETMKAEHSTVVNELLGFADETAGRIMTPDYFALDEELTISEAITALQKRSEEFEMAFYIYVVDSRNHLLGVVSLRQLLLNSPSTPLRKIMIGDVIKVTTDTDQEEVARLVATYNLLAVPVVDPENKLAGIITVDDIIDVMREEATEDIYALAGVEADDRAIGSAMNSVRRRLPWLLLSLGGALIAVAIVRWLLPASDPQFALLLAILIPVVATMGSNAATQTMTVVVRGIGLGEVSWETRWRVTLKESLVGLTNGLVIGVVVMLIVALWFTPGLGGVLGLTMVLSLLFAGMLGTMIPVLLKRFKLDPALASSVFVVTFTDIVTFFFYLGIAALLFKAFKL from the coding sequence ATGCAGGAACAACGGCTCAAGCTGATCTTGGACTCTGTCATTCGGCTGGCGCGGCGCGGCGCGATGTCGAATGCCGTGAACCTGCTGACCAAGTTGCGGCCCGTTGACATCGCGCAAATCCTCACGCAGCTTCCGCAATCCGAGCGCGAGGCGATCTTTAGCGTCCTGGTCGGCAGCGACCTGACGCAGGCCGCCGAGGCGGTTTCGGAGATGGAGACACAGAGTGCGGTCGGATTGCTTGCCGCGCTCAACCGCGGCGATGTGACGCGATTGCTGCAAGAGTTGCCCTCGGACGACGCCGCGCTGCTGGTCGCCGAGATGCCCGAAGCGTTGCGCGACGAGCTGCTCGAAACCATGAAGGCCGAGCACTCGACGGTCGTCAACGAGCTGCTCGGTTTTGCCGATGAGACTGCCGGGCGCATCATGACGCCCGACTACTTCGCCCTCGATGAAGAGCTGACGATTTCAGAAGCCATCACGGCACTGCAAAAGCGCAGCGAAGAGTTCGAGATGGCCTTTTACATTTACGTGGTTGATTCGCGCAACCACCTGCTCGGCGTCGTCAGCCTGCGGCAGTTGCTGTTGAACTCGCCGTCAACGCCGCTGCGCAAGATCATGATCGGCGACGTCATCAAAGTGACGACCGACACCGACCAGGAAGAGGTCGCGCGATTGGTGGCCACTTATAACCTGCTGGCCGTGCCGGTCGTGGACCCGGAGAACAAGCTCGCCGGCATCATCACGGTGGACGATATCATTGACGTGATGCGCGAAGAGGCGACCGAAGACATCTATGCGCTGGCCGGCGTCGAAGCCGACGACCGCGCCATCGGCTCGGCCATGAACTCTGTGCGGCGGCGGCTGCCGTGGCTGCTGCTGTCTTTGGGCGGCGCGTTGATCGCGGTAGCGATTGTGCGCTGGCTGCTGCCCGCAAGCGACCCGCAGTTCGCGTTGTTGCTGGCCATCCTGATTCCAGTGGTCGCGACCATGGGCAGCAACGCCGCGACCCAGACCATGACGGTCGTGGTGCGCGGCATCGGCCTGGGCGAGGTCAGCTGGGAGACGCGCTGGCGCGTTACTTTGAAAGAATCGCTGGTCGGGCTGACCAACGGCCTGGTCATCGGCGTCGTCGTCATGCTCATCGTGGCGCTGTGGTTTACGCCCGGACTGGGCGGCGTTCTGGGGCTGACGATGGTCCTGAGTTTGTTGTTTGCCGGCATGCTCGGCACGATGATCCCGGTGTTGCTCAAGCGATTCAAGCTCGACCCGGCGCTGGCGTCATCGGTCTTCGTCGTGACGTTCACGGACATCGTCACGTTCTTTTTCTACCTCGGCATCGCGGCGCTGCTCTTCAAAGCTTTCAAGCTGTAA
- the hemH gene encoding ferrochelatase translates to MTSQPHSQERIGVLLFNLGGPDTLDDVRPFLFNLFADPDIIRLPWRFMQKPLAWMISTQRYKKSRGYYEKIGGGSPLRRITDEQARALETALKSRGIDARAYVAMRYWKPFTEEALEQILRDEISHLVVLPLYPQFSISTTGSSLNRMNELIKERRYRLPRTSVVCSYEGDEGYISALAASVAEKLAEFPNPDQTHILFSAHSVPVSYIKQGDPYLEQTERTVEMVMQRLGKQRPFTLSFQSKVGPVEWLGPATDATLRRLASEGIGQLLMVPVSFVSEHSETLYEMDLLYGELADEVGIKDYRRVPTMNCRADFIDALARLVERALAPGAASAARINCRYCPAAASGATANQLCACDRASL, encoded by the coding sequence ATGACCAGCCAACCCCACTCGCAGGAACGCATCGGCGTGCTGTTGTTCAACCTCGGCGGGCCGGACACGCTCGACGACGTGCGCCCGTTTCTCTTCAATCTGTTTGCCGACCCGGACATCATCCGCCTGCCGTGGCGCTTTATGCAGAAGCCGCTGGCGTGGATGATCTCGACGCAGCGTTACAAGAAATCGCGCGGCTACTATGAGAAGATCGGCGGCGGCTCGCCCTTGCGCCGCATCACCGACGAGCAGGCGCGGGCGCTTGAGACGGCGCTCAAGAGCCGCGGCATCGATGCCCGCGCTTATGTCGCCATGCGCTACTGGAAGCCGTTCACCGAAGAGGCGCTCGAACAGATTCTGCGCGATGAGATCAGCCATCTCGTCGTGCTGCCGCTCTACCCACAATTTTCGATCTCGACGACCGGCTCAAGCCTCAACCGCATGAACGAGCTGATCAAAGAGCGCCGCTATCGCCTGCCGCGCACCTCTGTGGTCTGTAGCTACGAAGGTGACGAAGGCTACATTTCCGCGCTCGCCGCGTCGGTTGCTGAAAAGCTCGCTGAATTCCCCAATCCCGATCAAACGCACATTCTCTTTAGCGCCCACAGTGTCCCTGTGAGCTACATCAAGCAGGGCGACCCTTACCTCGAACAGACCGAGCGCACCGTCGAGATGGTGATGCAGCGGCTCGGCAAGCAGCGCCCCTTCACGCTCTCATTTCAGAGCAAGGTCGGGCCGGTCGAATGGCTGGGGCCGGCGACCGACGCGACGCTGCGCCGCCTCGCGAGTGAAGGCATTGGGCAATTGCTGATGGTGCCGGTGAGCTTCGTCTCTGAGCATAGCGAGACGCTTTACGAGATGGACTTGCTTTACGGCGAGCTTGCCGATGAGGTCGGCATCAAGGATTACCGGCGCGTGCCGACGATGAATTGCCGCGCGGATTTCATTGACGCGCTCGCCCGCCTGGTCGAGCGCGCGCTTGCGCCCGGTGCGGCGTCAGCCGCAAGGATCAACTGTCGCTACTGCCCGGCGGCGGCGAGTGGGGCCACAGCGAATCAACTCTGCGCTTGCGACCGGGCGAGCCTTTAG